One Mixta gaviniae genomic window carries:
- a CDS encoding LysE family translocator has translation MIDPSFFSYVTVMSITPGPNNLLLATSGVNFGLRRTLPMVGGILLGCVIQLLLMALALELLLGWMAQMRLPLTLLGCSWLLWLSWKIWRASAPTLAARQRPMSTLGGALFQAVNPKAWLMVSNVALLYIADNGVMTVLAGYALLNLPCILLWAMLGERMRVLLDIDWKRRLFNGVMATSLALTALWMLYDAWGAPL, from the coding sequence ATGATCGATCCCTCTTTTTTCAGCTATGTCACCGTGATGTCGATAACGCCGGGTCCGAACAACCTGCTGCTGGCGACCTCAGGCGTCAATTTCGGCCTGCGGCGCACGCTGCCGATGGTGGGTGGCATCCTGCTCGGCTGCGTGATCCAGCTGCTGCTGATGGCGCTGGCGCTGGAGCTGCTGCTGGGCTGGATGGCGCAGATGCGCCTGCCGCTGACGCTGCTGGGCTGTAGCTGGCTGCTCTGGCTGTCGTGGAAAATCTGGCGTGCATCGGCGCCGACGCTTGCCGCACGGCAGCGGCCGATGTCGACGCTGGGCGGCGCGCTGTTTCAGGCGGTGAACCCCAAAGCCTGGCTGATGGTCAGCAACGTGGCGCTGCTCTATATCGCGGATAACGGCGTGATGACGGTGCTGGCGGGTTATGCACTGCTGAATCTGCCCTGCATTTTGCTCTGGGCGATGCTGGGCGAGCGGATGCGCGTGCTGCTTGATATTGACTGGAAGCGGCGTCTGTTTAACGGCGTGATGGCGACGTCGCTGGCGCTGACCGCGCTCTGGATGCTGTATGACGCGTGGGGCGCTCCGTTGTAA
- a CDS encoding phosphoketolase family protein, which produces MTHAQPHPGAEEELTLLDRYWRAANYLSVGQIYLMNNPLLREPLQPEHIKPRLLGHWGTTPGLNFIYAHLNRIIRRRDLNMIYICGPGHGGPGMVANTWLEGSYSEIYPEISEDATGMQRLFKQFSFPGGIPSHAAPETPGSINEGGELGYSLSHAFGAVFDYPDLIAACVIGDGEAETGPLSSSWHGTKFLNAARDGAVLPILHLNGYKIANPTLLGRSSDEDLHQLFSGYGYEPLFVCGDEPEKMHRLMAETLDSAFDKIREHQQRARRGEASDAIPRWPMIILRSPKGWTGPKTVDGKKVEDFWRAHQVPVASCREDDGHRQILEQWMRSYHPEELFDEQGRLRSELRALAPQGEKRMGASPYANGGRLRRELDTPDIRTFAVDVTTPGEKQVQSTEVLGDYLRAIFARNKDNFRLFGPDETASNRLSKVFDVTSRTWMEEVRSYDEQLAPDGRVMEILSEHQCQGWLEGYLLTGRHGLFNCYEAFIHIIDSMFNQHAKWLKVTRKLPWRKPVSSLNYLLSSHVWRQDHNGYSHQDPGFIDHVANKKADIVRIYLPPDANTLLWVGDHCLKTWDRINVIIAGKQPEPQWLTMDQAVKHCEAGIGIWEWAGTEKPGEEPDVVMACAGDVPTMETLAAVDLLRDYLPDLRVRVVNVVDLMALQTQDQHPHGMEDATFDQLFTADKPVVFAFHGYPSLIHRLTYQRNNHRNFHVRGFMEEGTTTTPFDMTVMNELDRYHLAQEAILRVPSLAGKADHILDALEEKIAEHHRYVREYGEDVPEVRNWKWPSQQGSGGAPE; this is translated from the coding sequence ATGACCCATGCACAGCCGCATCCCGGCGCCGAAGAAGAACTGACATTGCTCGATCGCTACTGGCGTGCCGCCAACTATCTGTCGGTCGGCCAGATTTACCTTATGAACAATCCCCTGCTGCGCGAGCCACTGCAGCCGGAACATATCAAACCGCGCCTGCTCGGTCACTGGGGCACCACGCCTGGCCTGAACTTTATCTACGCCCACCTGAACCGCATTATCCGCCGCCGCGATCTGAATATGATCTATATCTGCGGGCCGGGCCACGGCGGCCCCGGCATGGTGGCCAACACCTGGCTGGAAGGGAGCTACAGCGAGATCTACCCGGAAATCAGCGAAGACGCCACCGGGATGCAGCGGCTGTTCAAACAGTTCTCTTTCCCCGGCGGTATCCCCAGTCATGCCGCGCCGGAAACTCCCGGCTCGATTAACGAAGGCGGCGAGCTGGGTTATTCGCTTTCGCATGCGTTCGGCGCGGTATTTGATTACCCCGATCTGATTGCCGCCTGCGTCATCGGCGATGGCGAAGCGGAAACCGGCCCGCTCTCCTCCAGCTGGCACGGCACCAAGTTTCTGAACGCCGCGCGCGACGGCGCGGTGCTGCCGATCCTGCATCTTAACGGCTATAAAATCGCTAACCCGACGCTGCTGGGACGCAGCAGCGACGAGGATCTGCATCAGCTGTTCAGCGGCTACGGCTATGAGCCTTTATTCGTCTGCGGCGACGAGCCGGAAAAAATGCATCGCCTGATGGCCGAAACGCTGGACAGCGCCTTCGATAAAATCCGTGAACATCAGCAGCGTGCCCGGCGCGGCGAAGCATCCGACGCCATCCCGCGCTGGCCGATGATCATCCTGCGCAGCCCCAAAGGCTGGACCGGCCCGAAAACCGTCGACGGCAAGAAAGTCGAAGATTTCTGGCGCGCGCATCAGGTGCCGGTCGCTTCCTGCCGCGAGGATGACGGCCACCGTCAGATCCTTGAGCAGTGGATGCGCAGCTACCATCCTGAGGAGCTGTTTGACGAGCAGGGCCGCCTGCGGTCAGAGCTGCGCGCGCTGGCGCCGCAGGGTGAAAAGCGGATGGGCGCCTCGCCTTATGCCAACGGCGGTCGCCTGCGGCGCGAGCTGGATACGCCCGATATCCGCACGTTCGCGGTGGATGTCACCACGCCTGGCGAAAAACAGGTGCAGTCTACCGAGGTGCTGGGCGACTACCTGCGCGCCATTTTTGCGCGCAACAAAGATAACTTCCGCCTGTTCGGCCCGGATGAAACCGCCTCCAACCGCCTCAGCAAGGTGTTCGACGTCACCAGCCGCACCTGGATGGAAGAGGTCCGTTCCTACGACGAACAGCTGGCGCCGGATGGCCGGGTGATGGAGATCCTCAGTGAGCATCAGTGCCAGGGCTGGCTGGAGGGCTATCTGCTGACCGGCCGTCACGGCCTGTTTAACTGCTATGAAGCCTTTATTCACATTATCGATTCGATGTTCAACCAGCACGCCAAGTGGCTGAAGGTGACGCGCAAACTGCCGTGGCGCAAGCCGGTCTCGTCGCTAAACTATCTGCTCTCTTCGCACGTCTGGCGGCAGGACCATAATGGCTACAGCCACCAGGATCCCGGCTTTATCGATCACGTTGCCAACAAGAAGGCGGATATCGTGCGTATCTATCTGCCGCCCGATGCCAATACCCTGCTGTGGGTGGGCGACCACTGCCTGAAAACCTGGGATCGCATCAATGTGATCATCGCCGGCAAACAGCCGGAGCCGCAGTGGCTGACGATGGACCAGGCGGTGAAGCACTGCGAAGCGGGCATCGGCATCTGGGAGTGGGCGGGCACCGAAAAGCCGGGCGAGGAGCCGGATGTGGTGATGGCCTGCGCGGGCGACGTGCCAACCATGGAGACGCTGGCGGCGGTCGACCTGCTGCGTGACTATCTGCCCGACCTGCGCGTGCGCGTGGTCAATGTGGTAGACCTGATGGCGCTGCAAACCCAGGATCAGCATCCGCACGGCATGGAAGATGCGACGTTCGACCAGCTGTTCACCGCCGATAAACCGGTGGTGTTCGCCTTCCACGGCTACCCCAGCCTGATCCATCGCCTGACCTATCAGCGCAATAACCACCGTAATTTCCACGTGCGCGGCTTTATGGAGGAAGGTACCACCACCACACCGTTCGATATGACGGTGATGAATGAGCTGGATCGCTATCATCTGGCGCAGGAGGCGATTCTGCGCGTGCCCTCGCTGGCGGGCAAGGCGGACCACATCCTCGATGCGCTGGAGGAGAAGATCGCCGAACACCACCGCTATGTGCGTGAATATGGCGAAGATGTACCGGAAGTGCGCAACTGGAAGTGGCCTTCACAGCAGGGCAGCGGCGGCGCACCGGAGTAA
- a CDS encoding PLP-dependent aminotransferase family protein — MTLFETTRYQQLAAEFARAIQDGTWPAGSRLPAIRRVAAAQQLSINTVLSAWRVLEDRGLIESRPQSGYYVRSVLPAPEKIVAYRATVAAPGQAQLDLIDTVFAAQNHPDYTNISLACPRDGDFYPAAKLARITASLLRRNPQMIGRYALPPGSERLREEIARRASYMGMTLTAGGITLTHGCMEALQLALRATTRPGDCVGLETPTYFFLFPLLASLGLTALEIPTDPQHGLSLDALEMVLSEHRIQALIAMPGMQNPLGCSMPLENKKRLAALMNRWQVPLIEDGLYDELQDRTPQLPATKAFDRDGWVIYCTSFTKTVAPDFRIGWMAAGRFSQAVARLKAFSSMAEPMLLCETLAQFLANGGYDRHLRTLRRRYAANLDEARGLIGRHFPVGTRATRPQGGFVFWVTLPEQIDTVALFHRLLQEKICVTPGALYTLSDRADHALRLSCCYPFDERYRYAISRAGALACEMSGLPAGADGP, encoded by the coding sequence GTGACGTTGTTTGAGACTACGCGTTATCAGCAGCTGGCGGCAGAGTTCGCCCGCGCTATTCAGGACGGCACCTGGCCGGCCGGCAGCCGTCTGCCCGCTATCCGGCGCGTCGCCGCCGCGCAGCAGCTCAGCATTAATACTGTACTGAGCGCCTGGCGGGTGCTGGAAGATCGCGGGCTGATTGAATCGCGTCCGCAGTCGGGTTACTACGTGCGCAGCGTGCTGCCCGCGCCGGAAAAGATCGTTGCCTACCGTGCCACCGTCGCGGCGCCAGGCCAGGCGCAGCTGGATCTGATCGATACGGTGTTCGCGGCGCAAAATCACCCTGACTACACCAACATTTCGCTCGCCTGCCCGCGCGACGGCGATTTCTATCCGGCGGCGAAGCTGGCGCGCATCACCGCCTCGCTGCTGCGGCGCAACCCGCAGATGATTGGCCGCTATGCGCTGCCGCCGGGCAGCGAACGGCTGCGCGAGGAGATCGCGCGGCGCGCCAGCTATATGGGCATGACGCTGACCGCGGGCGGCATCACCCTGACCCACGGCTGTATGGAGGCGCTGCAGCTGGCGCTACGCGCCACAACGCGGCCGGGCGACTGCGTAGGACTGGAGACGCCGACCTACTTCTTTCTGTTTCCCCTGCTGGCAAGCCTTGGCCTGACCGCGCTGGAAATCCCGACCGATCCGCAGCACGGCCTGTCGCTGGATGCGCTGGAGATGGTGCTGAGCGAACACCGCATTCAGGCGCTGATCGCCATGCCCGGTATGCAGAACCCGCTGGGATGCAGCATGCCGCTGGAGAATAAAAAGCGGCTGGCGGCGCTGATGAACCGCTGGCAGGTGCCGCTGATTGAGGATGGGTTATATGACGAACTGCAGGATCGCACGCCGCAACTGCCCGCGACCAAAGCGTTCGATCGCGACGGCTGGGTGATCTACTGCACCAGCTTTACCAAAACGGTGGCCCCCGATTTTCGCATTGGCTGGATGGCCGCCGGGCGCTTTTCGCAGGCGGTAGCGCGGCTGAAGGCGTTCTCTTCGATGGCGGAGCCGATGCTGCTGTGCGAAACCCTTGCCCAGTTCCTGGCGAACGGCGGCTACGATCGCCATTTACGCACGCTACGCCGCCGCTATGCCGCCAACCTCGACGAGGCGCGCGGTCTGATCGGCCGGCACTTTCCCGTCGGCACCCGCGCCACCCGACCGCAGGGCGGCTTTGTGTTCTGGGTGACGCTGCCGGAGCAGATCGATACCGTCGCGCTGTTTCATCGTTTGCTACAGGAGAAGATCTGCGTGACGCCCGGCGCGCTCTATACCCTGAGCGATCGCGCCGATCACGCGCTGCGCCTCTCCTGTTGCTATCCGTTTGATGAACGTTACCGCTACGCCATCAGCCGCGCAGGCGCGCTGGCCTGCGAAATGAGCGGCCTGCCGGCGGGCGCGGACGGCCCGTAA